The proteins below are encoded in one region of Hordeum vulgare subsp. vulgare chromosome 3H, MorexV3_pseudomolecules_assembly, whole genome shotgun sequence:
- the LOC123443159 gene encoding uncharacterized protein LOC123443159, protein MAQAIEAQREGAEVYHGAALCAEKAVELLAETNLPLGLLPLADIEEVGYNRATGFVWLRQKKALTHTFKQIGRQVSYATEVTAFVEDRKMKRMTGVKSKELLIWITLCDMYIDKDDPSKITFKTPTGLRRTFPVSAFGKVDDGKAKVPATAAADGKEAAVAK, encoded by the coding sequence ACGGCGCGGCGCTGTGCGCGGAGAAGGCGGTGGAGCTGCTGGCCGAGACCAACTTGCCGCTGGGCCTGCTGCCGCTGGCCGACATCGAGGAGGTGGGTTACAACCGCGCCACCGGCTTCGTCTGGCTTCGCCAGAAGAAGGCGCTCACGCACACCTTCAAGCAGATCGGGAGGCAGGTCTCGTACGCCACCGAGGTGACGGCCTTCGTCGAGGACCGCAAGATGAAGCGCATGACCGGGGTCAAGAGCAAGGAACTCCTCATCTGGATCACCCTCTGTGATATGTACATCGACAAGGATGACCCCTCCAAGATCACCTTCAAGACGCCCACCGGGCTCAGGAGGACCTTCCCCGTCTCCGCCTTCGGCAAAGTGGACGATGGCAAGGCCAAGGTCCCCGCCACCGCAGCTGCCGACGGCAAGGAGGCCGCCGTGGCCAAGTAA